The Candidatus Dechloromonas phosphoritropha genome includes a region encoding these proteins:
- the pmbA gene encoding metalloprotease PmbA: MPEVASFSYPFARLQQLAEDVLKHARDKGATASEVDVSEGFGQSVGVRCDEVETIEFNRDKGVGITVYCGQRKGYASTSDFSPQALRETVEAALDIARFTAEDDCAGLADEALMARECPDLDLYHPWALTVEDAIDTARRCEQAAFDTSPLVSNSEGASISTQQAQFVAANSLGFMGGYPTSRHYISCSVIAGENDGMQRDDWYTTHRDGAQLDDPLRVGRIAAERAVARLGGRKVRTGDFPVLFEATLAGGLLGSLVHAASGGALYRKSSFLIDHLGKRVLPEFVNISERPHIRCGLGSASFDSDGVATRDREVVSSGILQGYFLSTYTARKLGMQTTGNAGGSHNLIIEPGELALDGLLQKMNRGLLVTELLGHGINYVTGDYSRGAAGYWIENGSIAYPVEEITIAGNLKAMLAGIVAVGNDVLVRGSKQTGSILVDRMTVAGE, encoded by the coding sequence ATGCCTGAAGTCGCCAGCTTTTCCTACCCATTCGCCAGGCTCCAGCAACTGGCCGAGGATGTCCTCAAGCACGCCCGCGACAAGGGTGCGACCGCCAGCGAGGTCGACGTTTCCGAGGGCTTCGGCCAGTCGGTCGGCGTGCGCTGCGACGAGGTCGAAACCATCGAGTTCAACCGCGACAAGGGCGTCGGCATCACGGTCTACTGCGGGCAGCGCAAGGGCTACGCCAGCACCTCCGATTTTTCGCCGCAGGCCTTGCGCGAGACCGTCGAGGCGGCGCTCGACATTGCCCGCTTTACCGCCGAGGACGATTGCGCCGGGCTGGCCGATGAGGCGCTGATGGCCAGGGAATGCCCCGATCTGGATTTGTACCACCCGTGGGCGTTGACCGTGGAAGATGCAATTGACACGGCGCGCCGGTGCGAGCAGGCCGCCTTCGACACCAGCCCACTGGTCAGCAATTCGGAGGGCGCGTCGATCTCGACACAGCAGGCGCAATTCGTCGCGGCCAACAGCCTCGGCTTCATGGGTGGCTACCCGACTTCGCGCCACTATATTTCGTGTTCGGTGATAGCTGGCGAAAACGACGGCATGCAGCGCGACGACTGGTATACGACGCATCGCGATGGCGCGCAACTCGACGACCCGTTGCGCGTCGGGCGCATTGCCGCCGAGCGCGCCGTGGCCCGCCTCGGCGGGCGCAAGGTCAGGACCGGCGATTTTCCTGTCCTGTTCGAGGCCACGCTCGCCGGCGGCCTGCTCGGCAGCCTGGTGCATGCGGCGAGCGGCGGCGCCCTCTACCGGAAATCGTCGTTCCTGATCGACCACCTCGGCAAGCGCGTGCTGCCGGAATTCGTGAACATCAGCGAGCGTCCGCATATCCGCTGCGGCCTCGGCAGCGCGTCGTTCGACAGCGACGGCGTCGCCACCCGCGATCGCGAGGTGGTCAGCAGCGGTATCCTGCAGGGCTATTTCCTGAGTACGTACACGGCGCGCAAGCTGGGCATGCAGACGACCGGCAACGCCGGCGGCAGCCACAATCTGATCATCGAGCCGGGTGAACTTGCACTTGACGGCCTGCTGCAGAAAATGAACCGTGGCCTGCTGGTCACCGAACTCCTTGGGCATGGCATCAATTACGTCACCGGCGACTACTCGCGCGGCGCCGCCGGTTATTGGATCGAGAACGGCAGCATCGCCTACCCGGTCGAGGAGATCACCATCGCCGGCAACCTCAAGGCGATGCTCGCCGGCATCGTCGCCGTCGGCAACGACGTGCTGGTGCGCGGCTCGAAACAGACCGGCTCGATTCTGGTCGACCGCATGACGGTCGCCGGCGAGTAG
- a CDS encoding TRAP transporter substrate-binding protein — MQRRNFLAKAAVGAAAVGLAACGKKEEPKSATPSSTPAAQAPARSSAPAVTGSLPEVKWRLTSSFPKSLDTIFGGADTLANRVRALTGGKFDIRVFPGGEIVPGLQALDATQQGTVECCHSCSYYYVGKDKTFGFGTTVPFGMNARQMNAWIYFGGGQKLLDEFYSNYNVLSFAGGNTGVQMGGWFRKEVKSLEDLKGLKMRIAGLGGNVFAALGAVPQQIAGGDLYPALEKGTIDAAEWVGPYDDEKLGFFKVAKHYYYPGWWEPGPTIHFFVNKAEWAKLPKEYQEAFQAAAYEANVTMMAEYDHKNPPALSRLLQNGVKLNSYSDAIMEAAYKASQQLYADESAKNPAFKKIYTEYDKYRKTQNAWFSVAEYRMDGFVQRHR; from the coding sequence ATGCAGCGTCGTAATTTTCTTGCCAAGGCAGCGGTAGGTGCCGCTGCCGTCGGCCTGGCAGCCTGCGGCAAAAAGGAAGAGCCGAAATCCGCCACGCCGAGTTCGACGCCAGCAGCGCAAGCGCCTGCACGCTCAAGTGCTCCAGCAGTTACCGGGTCATTGCCGGAGGTTAAATGGCGCCTGACGTCCAGCTTCCCGAAGAGCCTCGACACCATCTTCGGCGGCGCCGACACGCTGGCCAACCGGGTGCGCGCCCTGACCGGCGGCAAGTTCGATATCCGCGTTTTCCCTGGTGGCGAAATCGTTCCCGGCCTGCAGGCGCTTGACGCAACGCAGCAGGGTACCGTCGAGTGCTGCCATAGCTGCTCGTACTACTATGTCGGTAAGGATAAGACCTTTGGCTTCGGCACCACCGTGCCCTTCGGCATGAACGCCCGCCAGATGAATGCCTGGATTTACTTCGGTGGCGGCCAGAAGTTGCTCGACGAGTTCTACAGCAACTACAACGTCCTTTCCTTCGCTGGCGGCAATACCGGCGTCCAGATGGGCGGCTGGTTCCGCAAGGAAGTCAAGAGCCTCGAAGACCTCAAGGGCCTGAAAATGCGGATCGCCGGCCTCGGCGGCAACGTCTTTGCCGCACTTGGCGCTGTGCCCCAGCAGATTGCCGGTGGCGACCTCTATCCGGCGCTTGAAAAAGGCACCATCGATGCCGCCGAGTGGGTCGGTCCGTACGACGATGAAAAGCTTGGGTTCTTCAAGGTTGCCAAGCATTACTATTATCCGGGCTGGTGGGAGCCGGGTCCGACGATCCACTTCTTCGTGAATAAGGCCGAATGGGCCAAACTGCCCAAGGAGTACCAGGAAGCCTTCCAGGCGGCCGCCTACGAAGCCAACGTGACGATGATGGCCGAATACGACCACAAGAATCCACCGGCCTTGTCGCGCCTGCTGCAAAACGGTGTCAAGCTGAATTCCTACTCCGACGCCATCATGGAAGCCGCCTACAAGGCCAGCCAGCAGTTGTACGCTGACGAATCGGCCAAGAATCCGGCTTTCAAGAAGATCTACACCGAGTACGACAAGTACCGCAAGACGCAGAACGCCTGGTTCAGCGTTGCCGAATACCGAATGGACGGGTTTGTGCAGCGCCATCGCTAA
- a CDS encoding TRAP transporter large permease subunit: MEWMIANMAPLMFGGLVVFLLFGYPVAFALAANGIVFGLLGIELGLLHPALFQALPERIFGIMANDTLLAIPFFTFMGLILERSGMAEDLLDTIGQLFGPMRGGLAYAVVFVGALLAATTGVVAASVISMGLISLPIMLRYGYDKRLATGVIAASGTLAQIIPPSLVLIIMADQLGRSVGDMYEGAIIPGLILTSLYVGYVAILSIIKPSSCPALPADARTLHGFKLLLRVLTALVPPLLLIFLVLGTIFLGIATPTEGGAMGATGALILALGRKRLSWKLLKQAMETTGKLSSFVVFILVGSTVFGLIFRGVNGDLWVEHLLLGLPGGQAGFLIVVNLLVFVLAFFLDFFELSFIIVPLLAPVADKLGIDLVWFGILLAVNMQTSFMHPPFGFALFYLRSVAPASVKTTDIYWGAIPFVCIQIIMVTLIIVFPNIVSYGDPEHRTTTEQGDGSDLGALMQQGGMSGDSADQKDPAADLLKNLQQNEK; encoded by the coding sequence ATGGAATGGATGATCGCCAACATGGCGCCGCTGATGTTCGGTGGCCTCGTGGTCTTTCTGCTCTTCGGCTACCCGGTCGCCTTCGCCCTGGCCGCCAACGGCATCGTCTTCGGGCTGCTCGGCATCGAACTCGGATTGCTGCATCCGGCATTGTTCCAGGCGCTGCCCGAACGCATCTTCGGCATCATGGCCAACGACACGCTGCTGGCCATCCCTTTCTTCACCTTCATGGGCCTCATCCTTGAGCGCTCGGGAATGGCCGAGGATCTGCTCGACACCATCGGCCAGCTGTTCGGCCCGATGCGCGGCGGCCTCGCATACGCGGTGGTCTTCGTTGGCGCCCTGCTCGCCGCGACGACCGGCGTCGTCGCCGCCTCGGTGATCTCGATGGGCCTGATCTCGCTACCGATCATGCTGCGCTACGGCTACGACAAGCGCCTGGCCACCGGCGTCATCGCCGCCTCCGGCACCCTGGCGCAGATCATCCCGCCGTCACTGGTGCTGATCATCATGGCCGACCAGCTCGGCAGGTCGGTCGGCGACATGTACGAAGGCGCGATCATCCCGGGATTAATTCTGACCTCTCTCTATGTCGGCTACGTCGCAATCCTGAGCATCATCAAGCCGAGTTCCTGCCCGGCGCTGCCGGCGGATGCGCGCACCCTGCACGGCTTCAAGCTGCTACTGCGCGTACTGACAGCACTGGTGCCGCCACTGCTGCTCATCTTCCTGGTCCTCGGCACCATCTTCCTCGGCATCGCAACACCGACCGAGGGCGGCGCCATGGGCGCCACCGGAGCGCTAATTCTGGCCCTGGGCCGCAAGCGCCTGTCGTGGAAGCTGCTCAAGCAGGCCATGGAAACAACCGGCAAGCTCTCGTCCTTCGTGGTCTTCATTCTCGTCGGCTCAACGGTCTTCGGCCTGATCTTTCGCGGCGTCAACGGCGACCTCTGGGTGGAACATCTGCTGCTCGGACTGCCAGGCGGCCAGGCCGGCTTCCTGATCGTGGTCAACCTGCTGGTCTTCGTCCTCGCCTTCTTCCTCGACTTCTTCGAACTTTCGTTCATCATCGTGCCGCTGCTGGCGCCGGTGGCCGACAAGCTGGGCATCGACCTGGTCTGGTTTGGTATCCTGCTCGCGGTCAACATGCAGACCTCGTTCATGCACCCGCCCTTCGGCTTCGCGCTGTTCTACCTGCGCTCGGTCGCTCCGGCCTCGGTCAAGACGACAGACATCTACTGGGGCGCCATTCCCTTCGTCTGCATCCAGATCATCATGGTCACGCTGATCATCGTCTTCCCGAACATCGTCAGCTACGGCGATCCGGAACACCGGACTACGACCGAGCAGGGCGACGGTTCGGACCTCGGCGCGCTGATGCAGCAAGGTGGCATGAGCGGCGACAGCGCGGATCAGAAGGATCCCGCCGCCGACCTGCTGAAGAACCTGCAGCAGAATGAGAAATAG
- a CDS encoding DUF615 domain-containing protein, protein MHDEDFSDSNERPSKTREKKAMHELQDLGTELVGLSAGQLKRIKLPDNIHEAVRAAQKITAHGAHKRQLQYLGKLMRSTDDEPIRAGLALIRGESSAETARLHRLERLRTRLLEDESAVADIATTWPGADIQQLRQLRRNALKEQEANKPPKSFRAIFQILQELDLQEASNAAE, encoded by the coding sequence ATGCACGACGAAGATTTCTCCGACAGTAACGAGCGCCCTTCCAAGACCCGGGAAAAGAAGGCGATGCACGAACTGCAGGACCTCGGCACCGAACTGGTCGGGCTTTCCGCTGGCCAGCTCAAGCGCATCAAGCTGCCGGACAACATCCACGAAGCGGTGCGCGCGGCCCAGAAGATCACCGCACACGGCGCCCACAAGCGGCAGTTGCAGTATCTCGGCAAGCTGATGCGTAGCACCGACGACGAACCGATTCGCGCCGGCCTGGCGCTGATTCGCGGCGAATCTTCGGCCGAAACCGCCCGCCTGCATCGCCTGGAAAGGCTGCGCACGCGCCTGCTCGAAGACGAATCGGCAGTGGCCGACATCGCCACCACCTGGCCCGGCGCCGACATCCAGCAATTGCGTCAGTTGCGGCGCAATGCGCTCAAGGAGCAGGAAGCGAACAAGCCGCCCAAGAGTTTTCGCGCCATCTTCCAGATTCTGCAGGAACTCGATCTACAAGAAGCGAGCAATGCTGCAGAATGA
- a CDS encoding TRAP transporter small permease subunit, which produces MTLLLKFSQLIDWINERVGKAAFWLVLVMTLISAGNASYRFVFHDSSNGLLEIQWYLFAAVFLLCSPYTLQKNEHVRIDVLSGKLSPRGLAVIDIIGTIFFLLPMVVTVLWLSLPLVAESYKINEHSANAGGLLRWPVKILLPISFMLLALQGVSELIKRIAFLAGMIGDPNSKARRPTPEEELAAAIAATKAMEAK; this is translated from the coding sequence GTGACCCTTCTGCTCAAGTTCTCGCAGCTGATCGACTGGATCAATGAACGCGTCGGCAAGGCCGCGTTCTGGCTGGTGCTGGTGATGACCCTGATCAGCGCCGGCAATGCCAGCTATCGCTTCGTCTTCCATGACAGCTCCAACGGCTTGCTGGAAATCCAGTGGTATCTGTTTGCCGCCGTCTTCCTGCTCTGCTCGCCTTATACCCTGCAGAAGAACGAGCACGTCCGCATCGACGTCCTCTCGGGCAAGCTGTCGCCACGCGGACTCGCGGTCATCGACATCATCGGGACGATCTTCTTCCTGTTGCCGATGGTTGTTACAGTGCTCTGGCTGTCGCTGCCGCTGGTCGCCGAGTCGTACAAGATCAATGAGCATTCGGCCAATGCCGGCGGCCTGCTGCGCTGGCCGGTCAAGATTCTGCTGCCGATCAGCTTCATGCTGCTTGCGCTGCAGGGTGTCTCCGAATTGATCAAGCGCATCGCCTTCCTGGCCGGGATGATCGGCGACCCGAATTCCAAGGCCAGGAGGCCGACCCCCGAAGAAGAACTGGCCGCCGCCATCGCCGCCACCAAAGCAATGGAGGCCAAATAA
- the mog gene encoding molybdopterin adenylyltransferase gives MLQNEELVIGLVSISDRAATGIYEDKGIPALQEWLASALTTPWRAETRLIADDRAAIENALIELVDRSRCHLVLTTGGTGPAARDVTPEATLAVGDKEMPGFGEEMRRISLNFVPTAILSRQVAVIRKQTLIINLPGQPKSIKETLEGVRAADGKVSHVGIFAAVPYCIDLIGGPYAETDDAVVRAFRPKAALRGR, from the coding sequence ATGCTGCAGAATGAAGAGTTGGTCATCGGCCTGGTCTCGATCAGCGACCGCGCCGCGACTGGAATTTACGAAGACAAGGGCATCCCGGCCCTCCAGGAATGGCTGGCCAGCGCGCTGACGACGCCGTGGCGCGCCGAAACCCGGCTCATCGCCGACGACCGGGCGGCCATCGAAAATGCGCTGATCGAGCTGGTCGACCGCAGCCGGTGCCATCTGGTACTGACCACCGGCGGCACCGGCCCGGCGGCGCGCGACGTGACGCCGGAAGCGACGCTGGCAGTCGGCGACAAGGAAATGCCCGGTTTCGGCGAGGAAATGCGGCGCATCAGCCTTAACTTCGTGCCGACCGCCATCCTCTCGCGCCAGGTCGCCGTGATCCGCAAGCAGACGCTGATCATCAACCTGCCCGGCCAGCCAAAATCGATCAAGGAAACGCTGGAAGGCGTCCGCGCTGCCGACGGCAAGGTCAGTCACGTCGGCATCTTTGCCGCCGTGCCTTATTGCATCGACCTGATCGGCGGCCCCTACGCGGAAACCGACGACGCCGTGGTCAGGGCTTTCCGTCCCAAGGCCGCGCTACGCGGCCGATAG
- a CDS encoding DNA starvation/stationary phase protection protein has protein sequence MDIGINKKDREQIADGLSHLLADSYTLYLKTHNFHWNVTGPMFNTLHVMFMGQYTELWNALDIIAERIRALGVAAPGTYREFAKLTVIKESEGVPNATEMIRQLVAGQEAVTRTARSMFAIVDKVGDEPTADLLTQRMQIHEKNAWMLRSLLEQ, from the coding sequence ATGGATATCGGAATCAACAAAAAGGATCGAGAACAGATCGCGGACGGACTGTCCCACCTGCTCGCCGACTCATACACCCTCTACCTGAAGACCCACAACTTTCACTGGAACGTCACCGGGCCGATGTTCAACACCCTGCACGTAATGTTCATGGGTCAGTATACGGAGTTGTGGAATGCGCTGGACATCATCGCCGAACGCATCCGCGCCCTCGGCGTCGCCGCCCCCGGCACATACCGCGAGTTCGCCAAGCTGACGGTGATCAAGGAAAGCGAGGGCGTGCCCAACGCCACCGAGATGATCAGGCAACTGGTCGCCGGCCAGGAAGCCGTCACCAGGACCGCGCGCAGCATGTTTGCCATCGTCGACAAGGTCGGTGACGAACCGACCGCCGACCTGCTGACCCAGCGCATGCAGATTCACGAAAAGAACGCCTGGATGCTGCGCAGCCTGCTCGAGCAATGA
- a CDS encoding histidine phosphatase family protein, with amino-acid sequence MVEIPTTRICLVRHGETEWNMERRIQGQIDVELNATGLNQAAAAGSWLRTAGISALYSSDLRRAWATARVIGAALGLVPVAVPELRERRYGIFEGLTYDEARARFPDGYAAFARRDTDYSFDGGESLRQMAARVTGKLEEIATAHPGRNVAVVLHGGVLDIVNHFVRGNPLETPRDFLIPNAGISWIAAVDGVWTMESWGETGHLEPGALDELPS; translated from the coding sequence ATGGTGGAAATCCCTACAACCCGCATCTGCCTGGTGCGCCACGGTGAAACGGAGTGGAATATGGAACGACGTATCCAGGGGCAGATCGACGTCGAACTCAACGCGACCGGCCTCAACCAGGCTGCTGCTGCCGGTTCATGGCTGCGTACCGCGGGCATCAGCGCGCTCTACAGCAGCGATCTCAGGCGGGCATGGGCTACGGCGCGGGTGATTGGCGCGGCGCTCGGCCTGGTTCCGGTAGCGGTTCCCGAACTGCGCGAGCGCCGTTACGGGATCTTCGAAGGCCTGACCTACGACGAGGCCAGGGCGCGTTTTCCCGATGGCTATGCCGCTTTTGCCAGACGCGACACCGACTACAGCTTCGACGGTGGCGAAAGCCTGAGGCAGATGGCCGCCCGCGTGACCGGCAAGCTCGAGGAAATAGCCACCGCGCATCCGGGGCGCAACGTCGCCGTCGTTCTGCATGGCGGGGTTCTCGACATCGTCAATCATTTCGTGCGCGGCAACCCGCTCGAAACGCCGCGCGATTTCCTGATTCCCAACGCCGGCATCAGTTGGATTGCGGCGGTCGACGGCGTCTGGACCATGGAATCCTGGGGTGAAACCGGACATCTCGAACCGGGCGCCCTCGACGAGCTTCCCTCATGA
- a CDS encoding serine hydroxymethyltransferase, with translation MFSAKDTLAKVDPELWRAMQAEVQRQEDHIELIASENYVSKAVMEAQGSQLTNKYAEGYPGKRYYGGCEHVDVAEQLAIDRLKKLFGAEAANVQANSGSQANQAVLMAFCKPGDTIMGMSLAEGGHLTHGMALNMSGKWFKVVSYGLNEKEEIDYDKMEELAREHKPRLLIAGASAYALRIDFERFAKIAKEIGAIFMVDMAHYAGLIAAGFYPNPVPFADVVTSTTHKTLRGPRGGVVLMKAEHEKAINSAIFPGLQGGPLMHVIAAKAVAFKEAAAPGFRRYQEQVIANARVMAKVLGEERGLRVVSGRTESHVFLLDLRAKNITGKDAEAALGRAHITVNKNGIPNDPQKPFVTSGIRIGSPAMTTRGFTEIESEAVAHLVADILEAPNDEAVAAEVRAKVSALCRRYPVYG, from the coding sequence ATGTTTTCCGCGAAAGACACCCTGGCAAAAGTTGACCCTGAACTCTGGCGGGCCATGCAGGCCGAAGTCCAGCGTCAGGAAGACCACATCGAACTGATCGCGTCGGAAAACTACGTGAGCAAGGCCGTCATGGAAGCCCAGGGCTCGCAGCTCACCAACAAGTATGCCGAAGGCTATCCCGGCAAGCGTTACTACGGCGGTTGCGAGCACGTCGATGTCGCCGAGCAACTCGCCATCGACCGCCTCAAGAAGCTGTTCGGCGCCGAGGCCGCCAATGTCCAGGCGAACTCCGGTTCGCAGGCCAACCAGGCGGTACTGATGGCCTTCTGCAAGCCGGGCGACACGATCATGGGCATGAGCCTGGCCGAGGGCGGCCACCTGACACACGGCATGGCACTCAACATGTCCGGCAAGTGGTTCAAAGTCGTTTCCTACGGTCTCAATGAAAAGGAAGAAATCGATTACGACAAGATGGAAGAGCTGGCCCGTGAGCACAAGCCGCGCCTGCTGATCGCCGGCGCCTCGGCTTACGCGCTGCGCATCGACTTTGAACGCTTCGCAAAGATTGCCAAGGAAATCGGCGCCATCTTCATGGTCGATATGGCGCACTACGCCGGGCTGATCGCCGCCGGCTTCTACCCGAATCCGGTACCGTTCGCCGATGTCGTCACCTCGACCACGCACAAGACGCTGCGCGGCCCGCGCGGTGGTGTCGTGCTGATGAAAGCCGAGCACGAGAAGGCGATCAACTCCGCCATCTTCCCCGGCCTCCAGGGCGGCCCGCTGATGCACGTCATCGCCGCCAAGGCAGTGGCCTTCAAGGAAGCTGCAGCGCCGGGCTTCCGCCGCTATCAGGAACAGGTTATCGCCAACGCCCGCGTCATGGCCAAGGTGCTCGGCGAGGAGCGCGGCCTGCGCGTCGTCTCGGGTCGTACCGAGAGCCATGTTTTTCTGCTCGACCTGCGCGCCAAGAACATTACCGGCAAGGATGCCGAAGCGGCGCTCGGCCGCGCTCACATCACGGTCAACAAGAACGGCATCCCGAACGATCCGCAGAAGCCTTTCGTTACCTCCGGCATCCGCATCGGCTCGCCGGCGATGACGACACGCGGCTTCACCGAGATCGAGTCCGAGGCAGTCGCGCACCTGGTGGCCGACATCCTCGAGGCGCCGAACGATGAAGCCGTGGCTGCAGAGGTGCGCGCCAAGGTTTCTGCGCTCTGCCGGAGATATCCGGTCTATGGTTGA
- the ribD gene encoding bifunctional diaminohydroxyphosphoribosylaminopyrimidine deaminase/5-amino-6-(5-phosphoribosylamino)uracil reductase RibD translates to MSFSAVDHGMMARALQLAERGLWTTAPNPRVGCVLARDDKIVGEGWHEKAGEPHAEVNALRMAGDQARGATAYVTLEPCSHHGRTPPCAEALIAAGITRVVAAMSDPNPLVAGQGLALLQAAGITTACGVLENEARELNIGFVSRMTRSRPWLRLKAAASLDGKTALNNGVSQWITGPEARRDGQRWRARACAILTGIGTVRDDDPQLSVRDVETSRQPLRVVVDSQLEIALTARVLQGGGALVVGAVENAEKMALLRSTGNFVEILPNSTGKVDLQALLDLLAQRGINEVHAEAGFKLNGSLLREGLVDELLLYLAPCLIGHAAGGLFNLPELTTLDDKHRLRIHDLRQIGEDIRLIARLR, encoded by the coding sequence ATGAGCTTTTCCGCCGTCGACCACGGCATGATGGCACGCGCCTTGCAACTTGCCGAGCGCGGCCTGTGGACGACCGCGCCCAACCCGCGAGTCGGCTGCGTGCTGGCCCGCGACGACAAGATCGTCGGCGAAGGCTGGCACGAAAAGGCTGGAGAGCCGCACGCCGAAGTCAATGCCCTGCGCATGGCTGGCGACCAGGCCCGTGGCGCGACTGCCTACGTGACACTGGAGCCGTGCAGCCATCATGGCCGGACGCCGCCCTGTGCCGAGGCGCTGATCGCTGCCGGTATCACCCGCGTCGTCGCGGCGATGAGCGATCCCAATCCGCTGGTCGCCGGTCAGGGTCTTGCCCTGCTGCAGGCAGCCGGCATCACAACGGCGTGCGGCGTGCTGGAAAATGAAGCGCGCGAGCTGAATATCGGCTTTGTCTCGCGCATGACGCGTAGCCGCCCGTGGCTGCGCCTCAAGGCGGCAGCCAGCCTGGATGGCAAGACGGCACTTAACAACGGCGTCAGCCAGTGGATCACCGGCCCCGAGGCACGACGCGACGGCCAGCGCTGGCGTGCCCGTGCCTGCGCCATCCTGACCGGCATCGGTACGGTGCGTGACGACGACCCGCAATTGTCGGTGCGCGATGTCGAAACCAGCCGCCAGCCGTTGCGCGTGGTGGTCGACAGCCAACTGGAGATAGCGCTTACCGCACGCGTTCTGCAGGGCGGAGGGGCGTTGGTGGTTGGCGCCGTCGAAAATGCCGAAAAAATGGCATTGTTGCGGTCGACCGGAAATTTCGTCGAAATTTTGCCTAACTCAACCGGCAAAGTTGACCTGCAAGCGCTGCTCGACTTGCTGGCCCAGCGCGGCATCAACGAAGTGCATGCCGAGGCCGGATTCAAGCTGAACGGCTCGCTGCTGCGCGAAGGTCTGGTCGACGAATTGCTGCTCTACCTGGCGCCGTGCCTGATCGGCCACGCGGCCGGCGGCCTGTTCAACCTGCCCGAATTGACGACACTGGACGACAAGCACCGGCTGCGGATTCACGATCTGCGCCAGATTGGCGAAGATATTCGCCTGATCGCCCGTCTCCGTTAG
- the nrdR gene encoding transcriptional repressor NrdR, translated as MKCPFCGAEDTAVADTRLNEEGDVVRRRRKCNRCDKRFTTHERAEIQLPQVVKKNGLRTEFSRAKLRASLELALRKRPVSMESVDAAVADIEEMLLTAGEREVSTQQLGELVMRELKKLDKVAYIRFASVYRNFEDVDAFSRAIREVSPTSGKK; from the coding sequence GTGAAGTGCCCGTTCTGTGGCGCTGAGGATACGGCAGTTGCCGATACCCGCCTCAATGAAGAGGGTGACGTCGTTCGCCGTCGCCGCAAGTGCAACCGTTGCGACAAGCGCTTCACGACCCACGAACGGGCGGAGATCCAGTTGCCGCAGGTGGTCAAGAAAAACGGCCTGCGTACCGAATTCAGCCGCGCCAAGCTGCGCGCCAGCCTCGAACTCGCCTTGCGCAAGCGGCCGGTATCGATGGAATCGGTCGATGCCGCTGTTGCCGATATCGAGGAAATGTTGCTCACCGCCGGTGAACGCGAGGTGAGCACGCAGCAACTCGGCGAGCTGGTCATGCGCGAGTTGAAGAAGCTCGACAAGGTGGCCTACATCCGCTTCGCCTCGGTCTATCGCAACTTCGAAGACGTGGATGCCTTCTCGCGCGCCATCCGCGAAGTCTCGCCGACCAGCGGAAAAAAATGA